One stretch of Desulfocurvibacter africanus subsp. africanus DSM 2603 DNA includes these proteins:
- a CDS encoding MinD/ParA family protein encodes MDNVNCTLSMSVMSGKGGVGKTNLALNLGYALFKSGHPLMLMDCDLGLANLDVLLGLSPDMNLQDLLMPGVNIADVLVRVESGGFDFLPATSGVPELVEMDEDLQALLFDKLKALAKGYEYIILDLGAGISKTVLSFAAMTHMQIVVITPEPTSLTDSYAMMKVLQKQHGITDFYVVVNQMASPEEGKLTFDRLKAACKRFLSIDIKYLGGVHHDNAIVEAVRRQTPLLKLTTKAQASQDISALAKRIQTLRGENLVTISKTPALRDVSIAGK; translated from the coding sequence ATGGACAACGTGAACTGCACCTTGAGCATGTCCGTCATGAGCGGCAAGGGAGGCGTCGGGAAGACCAACCTGGCCCTCAACTTGGGGTATGCGCTCTTCAAATCCGGCCATCCCCTTATGCTCATGGACTGCGACTTGGGACTGGCCAATCTGGACGTGCTGCTCGGCCTCTCTCCTGACATGAACCTGCAGGATCTGCTCATGCCAGGCGTGAACATCGCGGATGTGCTCGTGCGCGTGGAGTCAGGCGGTTTCGACTTCTTGCCGGCCACTTCGGGCGTACCTGAACTGGTGGAAATGGACGAAGATCTCCAGGCCTTGCTCTTCGACAAACTCAAGGCCCTGGCCAAGGGCTACGAGTACATTATCCTTGATCTTGGAGCCGGCATCAGCAAGACGGTCCTGTCCTTCGCGGCCATGACCCACATGCAAATCGTGGTTATCACGCCCGAGCCCACGTCGCTCACCGACAGCTACGCCATGATGAAAGTGCTCCAGAAGCAGCATGGCATCACGGACTTCTATGTGGTCGTTAACCAGATGGCCTCCCCCGAAGAAGGCAAGCTTACCTTCGACCGGCTCAAGGCCGCCTGCAAGCGTTTCCTGTCCATCGATATCAAGTATCTTGGCGGCGTCCACCACGACAATGCCATAGTCGAGGCAGTCCGGCGCCAAACGCCCCTGCTCAAACTTACCACCAAGGCGCAGGCCAGCCAGGACATCAGCGCCCTGGCCAAGCGGATACAAACTCTGCGGGGCGAGAACCTCGTCACGATCTCAAAGACTCCGGCCCTGAGAGACGTCTCCATTGCTGGGAAATAA
- a CDS encoding HU family DNA-binding protein, which translates to MNKSELIKTLAEDKDIHVDEASKIVNAFVDSIKDSLLQGERVEIRGFGSFKIKEYKGYTGRNPKTGDIVDVEPKRLPFFRPGKELKEFLNS; encoded by the coding sequence ATGAACAAAAGCGAACTGATCAAGACGCTTGCCGAAGACAAGGATATTCATGTCGATGAGGCCTCCAAAATCGTCAATGCCTTCGTGGACTCCATCAAGGACTCCTTGCTCCAAGGCGAGCGGGTGGAGATTCGCGGTTTCGGCAGTTTCAAGATTAAGGAATATAAAGGCTATACAGGACGCAACCCCAAGACCGGCGACATCGTCGATGTTGAGCCCAAGCGGCTGCCCTTCTTTCGACCTGGTAAGGAATTGAAGGAGTTCCTGAATAGCTGA
- the dapA gene encoding 4-hydroxy-tetrahydrodipicolinate synthase, translated as MFRGAFTALVTPFKNDSIDEDAYRALVEWQLEQGIHGLVPCGTTGESATLSHAEHKRVISICVDQVKGRVPVLAGAGSNNTSEAIELTRFAKESKADGALLITPYYNKPTQEGLIAHFKAIAAEVSMPFIVYNVPGRTATNLLPETLAEMRRTISEVIGVKEATADLTQISKVLELCGRDFLVLSGDDFTVLPTLAIGGVGAISVVSNIKPAAMSGLVNAFNQGDLDKARDLHFQLAPLCRAMFMRTNPIPVKAALYLMGRLSPELRLPLLRMDAKLESELKSVLATDGLV; from the coding sequence ATGTTTCGTGGCGCGTTCACGGCTTTGGTCACTCCGTTCAAGAACGATTCAATCGACGAAGATGCCTACCGGGCTCTCGTGGAATGGCAACTTGAGCAGGGCATTCACGGCCTCGTACCCTGCGGCACCACAGGCGAATCCGCCACGCTGTCCCATGCCGAGCATAAACGGGTCATCTCCATCTGCGTGGATCAGGTCAAGGGCCGTGTGCCCGTCCTGGCTGGAGCTGGCTCGAACAATACGAGCGAGGCCATTGAGCTGACTCGCTTCGCGAAGGAATCCAAAGCAGACGGGGCCCTGCTCATCACGCCCTACTACAATAAGCCTACCCAGGAAGGCCTTATCGCGCATTTCAAGGCTATTGCGGCTGAGGTCTCCATGCCTTTCATCGTCTACAACGTCCCAGGCCGGACCGCGACGAACCTGCTCCCTGAGACCCTGGCGGAGATGCGCCGAACAATATCCGAAGTCATCGGCGTCAAAGAAGCAACCGCCGACTTGACTCAGATATCCAAAGTCCTCGAATTGTGCGGCAGGGACTTCCTGGTCCTCTCGGGCGACGACTTCACTGTGCTGCCGACGCTGGCCATTGGCGGCGTGGGCGCTATCTCGGTTGTGTCGAACATCAAGCCAGCCGCCATGTCCGGCCTCGTCAACGCCTTCAATCAAGGTGATCTGGACAAGGCCAGGGATCTGCACTTTCAGCTAGCTCCCCTGTGCAGGGCCATGTTCATGCGCACCAACCCAATTCCGGTCAAAGCCGCCCTATACCTTATGGGCCGTCTCAGTCCGGAGCTGCGTTTGCCGCTCCTGCGCATGGATGCCAAGCTGGAATCGGAACTCAAGTCAGTGCTCGCTACGGATGGCCTAGTCTAG
- a CDS encoding Arm DNA-binding domain-containing protein: MAGNGRTAERENAPKVPHALKPPAMPLSDTSIRNAKPEAKPRKLSDSWGMYLLVTHEGGKLWRLKYRFGVRKSCSPLARTLTLA, translated from the coding sequence ATGGCTGGGAATGGGCGAACTGCGGAACGCGAAAACGCGCCGAAAGTACCCCACGCGCTGAAGCCCCCCGCCATGCCACTATCCGATACGTCCATTCGCAACGCAAAGCCCGAAGCCAAGCCCCGCAAGCTGTCTGACAGTTGGGGTATGTACCTGCTTGTTACCCACGAAGGGGGTAAGTTGTGGCGTTTGAAGTATCGCTTCGGGGTAAGGAAAAGCTGCTCGCCCTTGGCGCGTACGCTGACGTTAGCTTAA
- a CDS encoding TetR/AcrR family transcriptional regulator: MTKKEMLIEAAKEVFGEYGYADTTFKKISERAGVAFGLLTHHFGTKENLFLLTGLEVLTDLSSRVNKAMADGDTGLASILNFCREYLAFSMDTKSHFMVLVRCSPYSDLKTRESKESIQSGFRALLHDLEASLWRGIEDGTVREVPVAETAAALLGILVGTVRTQLLTGYAPPNLYPEVLTFIERSLKRTRDCQGPDLCAHAIY; the protein is encoded by the coding sequence ATGACCAAGAAAGAGATGCTCATCGAGGCCGCCAAGGAGGTCTTCGGTGAGTATGGGTATGCCGATACGACTTTCAAGAAGATTTCCGAACGCGCTGGAGTCGCGTTCGGTCTGCTCACACACCATTTCGGCACCAAGGAAAATCTGTTCCTGCTCACTGGCCTGGAGGTGCTGACCGACCTGAGTTCGCGGGTCAACAAGGCCATGGCCGACGGAGATACAGGGCTAGCCTCGATTTTGAATTTTTGTCGCGAGTATCTGGCCTTCTCCATGGATACAAAATCACACTTCATGGTTCTCGTGCGCTGTTCGCCATATAGCGATCTGAAAACCCGCGAGAGCAAGGAATCAATCCAAAGCGGCTTTCGAGCCCTGCTACACGACCTGGAAGCCAGCCTGTGGCGCGGCATTGAGGATGGAACCGTACGCGAGGTTCCGGTTGCTGAGACAGCCGCGGCCTTGCTCGGCATTCTCGTGGGCACCGTACGCACGCAGCTGCTCACAGGCTATGCCCCGCCCAATCTTTATCCCGAAGTCCTGACCTTTATCGAGCGCAGCCTCAAACGCACCAGGGATTGCCAAGGGCCGGACCTCTGTGCGCATGCAATTTATTGA
- a CDS encoding Do family serine endopeptidase: MILRTIQLLFVCMCMLYPVWSEGKSIQANLTSLAEESGKAVVNISAVRKVDSRERLRELFRLERQAPPFEEFLDRFQSHLNPEMGALQRSMGSGFLISTDGYIVTNNHLVAGAEEITVLLHNDDNPRQAAIVGYDTETDLALLKIDAPSMLSTLAFANSDQARVGEWVLAIGNPFGLDHSVTLGIISAKGRALGAGLFDDFIQTDTSINPGNSGGPLINLSGGVVGINTAIMAHGQGISFAVSSNLAKQIIHELRTRGRVMRGWLGVSVQDVDSLMAKALALPSPGGALISGLTPNAAADKAGMHVGDVILRLGYRVIEDSTDLLRTVAAKQPGQEAIIVVWRKGLEQHLTVTVGNKDDMFLEQATRSEQAETASTLEGLIIRPITETEGKRLGLNSPQGLLVLDVRPGSAAEHAGVQPGDLIMQATRRAVRSLKEFRSIVDHARKETGTVMLLIRRGSKDFFVTLALR, from the coding sequence ATGATCCTCCGGACCATTCAGCTGCTCTTTGTCTGCATGTGCATGCTCTATCCGGTATGGTCAGAGGGAAAATCAATTCAAGCCAATCTTACGTCATTGGCCGAGGAGTCCGGCAAGGCTGTTGTCAATATCAGCGCAGTGCGCAAAGTAGATTCCAGAGAACGCTTGAGAGAACTCTTCAGACTTGAGCGTCAAGCCCCCCCTTTTGAAGAATTCCTGGATCGTTTTCAAAGCCATCTCAATCCAGAGATGGGGGCGCTCCAGCGCTCCATGGGATCTGGCTTCCTGATCTCCACCGATGGGTATATTGTCACCAACAACCACCTCGTCGCCGGGGCGGAAGAAATCACTGTGCTTCTGCATAATGATGATAATCCCCGTCAGGCGGCCATCGTCGGATATGACACCGAAACCGATCTGGCCCTCCTCAAGATTGATGCGCCAAGTATGCTTTCCACCCTGGCTTTCGCCAATTCCGACCAGGCGAGGGTCGGCGAATGGGTTTTAGCCATTGGCAATCCCTTCGGTCTCGATCACTCCGTGACACTGGGCATCATCAGCGCCAAAGGTCGGGCGTTGGGCGCAGGCCTCTTCGACGACTTCATCCAAACCGACACCTCCATCAACCCCGGCAATTCCGGGGGACCGCTTATTAATCTTTCGGGGGGCGTCGTGGGGATCAACACGGCCATTATGGCCCATGGCCAAGGCATCAGCTTTGCTGTTTCCAGCAACTTAGCCAAACAAATCATCCACGAACTAAGAACACGTGGCAGAGTTATGCGCGGCTGGTTGGGTGTTTCGGTACAGGATGTCGATTCTCTTATGGCCAAAGCCCTCGCCCTGCCCTCCCCTGGCGGCGCTCTCATCTCTGGCCTTACCCCGAATGCTGCGGCAGACAAGGCTGGCATGCACGTTGGTGACGTCATCCTGCGCTTAGGCTATCGGGTTATCGAGGACTCCACGGATCTGTTGCGTACAGTGGCCGCGAAGCAGCCTGGGCAAGAAGCCATTATTGTCGTGTGGCGCAAGGGTCTGGAGCAACATTTGACTGTCACCGTGGGCAACAAGGATGATATGTTCCTTGAACAGGCTACACGTAGTGAGCAGGCAGAAACAGCTTCCACCTTGGAAGGTCTCATCATAAGGCCGATCACGGAGACCGAGGGCAAGCGGCTGGGCCTTAACTCCCCGCAGGGCCTTCTGGTGCTGGACGTAAGGCCGGGTTCCGCCGCCGAACACGCTGGAGTCCAGCCAGGCGACCTTATCATGCAGGCAACTCGCCGGGCCGTACGCTCCTTAAAAGAATTCAGGAGCATCGTGGACCATGCGCGTAAGGAAACAGGTACGGTCATGTTGCTCATCAGACGTGGCAGCAAGGACTTTTTCGTAACCCTGGCCCTTCGTTGA
- the ispE gene encoding 4-(cytidine 5'-diphospho)-2-C-methyl-D-erythritol kinase codes for MAAPTETSVTLNACCKVNLFLRIICRRPDGYHDIKTLFYPLPEPHDSLLVTPLTAGSGLHLTCSRKELETGSNLVAKTYAAFASRTGFSPGLSIHLEKRIPTGAGLGGGSSDAAVLLAYLNDLAGEQALSTTDMTALAASLGADVPYFLLHGRHGKPALATGIGESLSPIQVDLDGYWLVLVCPPEHVSTPWAYGAWDRLYPEKTCSEEDLAILTATNQEASNLFCPETTALGNDFEAAVFPAFPELAKVKDELLDRSAAHAVMSGSGAAIFALYRDADIAKSAQLAFSGRSVPAYAFPLPCWGVAKW; via the coding sequence ATGGCAGCACCTACGGAAACTTCTGTCACGCTAAACGCTTGCTGCAAGGTTAATCTCTTCCTGCGCATCATCTGTCGAAGGCCTGATGGATATCACGACATTAAGACTCTCTTCTATCCATTGCCAGAACCGCACGATTCCCTGCTGGTCACCCCATTGACCGCAGGCTCAGGGCTCCATCTAACGTGCTCTCGCAAGGAGCTGGAGACGGGTTCCAATCTTGTGGCTAAGACGTACGCCGCCTTTGCCAGCCGCACGGGCTTTTCGCCCGGGCTGTCGATTCATCTGGAGAAACGTATCCCCACAGGCGCAGGGCTGGGCGGTGGCAGTTCCGATGCTGCGGTACTGCTGGCATATCTTAACGATCTGGCTGGCGAACAAGCTCTGTCTACCACGGATATGACAGCTCTGGCTGCAAGCCTTGGAGCGGATGTGCCATATTTTCTGCTGCACGGCCGGCATGGCAAGCCTGCACTGGCCACAGGTATTGGCGAATCGCTCTCTCCCATCCAAGTTGACCTGGATGGGTACTGGCTGGTCTTGGTTTGCCCGCCAGAACATGTTTCCACCCCCTGGGCCTATGGAGCTTGGGATCGGCTGTACCCGGAAAAAACATGTTCCGAAGAAGATCTGGCCATATTGACAGCAACGAATCAAGAGGCTAGTAACCTTTTTTGCCCTGAGACTACTGCGCTAGGGAATGATTTTGAGGCAGCGGTTTTCCCTGCTTTCCCTGAGTTGGCAAAAGTCAAGGACGAGTTGCTCGATAGGAGTGCGGCCCACGCTGTCATGAGCGGCAGCGGAGCCGCAATTTTTGCCTTATATCGAGACGCGGACATAGCTAAAAGTGCTCAGTTAGCCTTTTCAGGCCGCTCAGTACCCGCGTATGCATTTCCTCTTCCGTGCTGGGGTGTCGCCAAGTGGTAA
- a CDS encoding ribose-phosphate diphosphokinase yields MAVHRELRILSGSANPELAEAICDHLGCKLLPTIAETFSDGEIRVEINANVRGADVFVVQPTCAPVNFNLMQLGLILDALKRASAGRVTAVVPYYGYARQDRKVFPRAPISAKLVADFLSVAGMDRLLTVDLHAGQIQGFFNLPVDNLYAAPVLLQYLKEYKQEREVVIVSPDAGGVERARAYAKRMEASLAIIDKRRDAPNQAKAMNVIGNVEGKVAVVLDDMIDTAGTICSAAEVLLDNGAQDVLACATHPILSGPAIERLEQSAFTKIIVTDTIPLSPRARECGKIVVKSVAGLLAKAIHNIHTESSVSVLFV; encoded by the coding sequence ATGGCTGTGCATAGAGAACTCCGAATCCTGAGCGGATCGGCCAATCCTGAATTAGCGGAGGCCATCTGCGACCATCTGGGCTGCAAGTTGCTTCCCACCATCGCCGAGACCTTCAGTGATGGCGAAATTCGCGTTGAGATCAACGCCAATGTTCGTGGTGCCGACGTATTTGTCGTGCAGCCGACCTGCGCGCCGGTCAATTTTAATCTCATGCAGCTGGGGCTCATCCTTGATGCGCTCAAGCGCGCCAGCGCCGGCAGGGTCACTGCGGTGGTGCCGTATTACGGCTATGCCCGCCAGGACCGCAAGGTTTTCCCCCGGGCGCCAATCAGCGCCAAGCTCGTTGCCGATTTTCTCTCCGTCGCGGGCATGGACCGTCTGCTCACCGTGGACTTGCATGCCGGGCAGATCCAGGGATTCTTCAACCTGCCTGTGGACAACCTTTATGCCGCGCCCGTTCTGCTGCAGTATCTCAAGGAGTACAAGCAGGAAAGGGAAGTGGTCATCGTTTCGCCCGATGCAGGCGGCGTGGAGCGCGCCCGCGCCTATGCCAAGCGCATGGAAGCCAGCCTGGCCATCATCGATAAGCGCCGCGACGCGCCTAACCAAGCCAAAGCCATGAATGTTATCGGCAACGTTGAAGGCAAGGTTGCCGTGGTGCTGGACGATATGATCGACACGGCCGGAACCATCTGCTCCGCAGCCGAAGTACTTTTGGACAATGGCGCCCAGGACGTTTTGGCCTGCGCTACGCATCCCATCTTGTCTGGGCCTGCTATTGAGCGCCTGGAGCAGTCTGCATTTACCAAGATCATCGTCACCGACACCATTCCGCTCAGCCCCAGAGCCAGGGAGTGTGGAAAGATCGTGGTCAAATCGGTGGCTGGCCTGCTGGCCAAGGCTATTCACAACATCCATACGGAATCCTCTGTCAGCGTTCTGTTCGTCTAG
- a CDS encoding 50S ribosomal protein L25/general stress protein Ctc, which produces MSNENQLSVEKRVRVGKGPVRDVRAEGFVPGIYYDAKGENIPVKVREVPLTKLYEKVGKAHVFTLKIESEGQIAEKPVFIWQISRHAYKKQIMHVDFYGVDLNKPIRVMVPVNVTGKAPGLILGGVVQIFRDKIELECLPLEIPETVTVDVSSMNINDTVHISSLPLPQGVKAVYGDDNFAVVGVVPPASETEAEAATGEAASAAGA; this is translated from the coding sequence ATGTCCAACGAAAATCAGCTCAGCGTTGAAAAGCGTGTCAGAGTCGGCAAGGGTCCTGTGCGCGACGTGCGCGCCGAAGGCTTTGTGCCCGGTATCTATTATGATGCCAAGGGCGAGAACATCCCGGTCAAGGTTCGGGAAGTTCCTCTGACCAAGCTTTATGAAAAGGTCGGCAAGGCGCACGTGTTTACCCTCAAGATCGAGTCCGAGGGCCAAATCGCGGAGAAGCCCGTATTCATTTGGCAGATTTCCCGCCATGCCTACAAGAAGCAGATCATGCACGTTGACTTCTATGGCGTGGACCTGAATAAGCCCATCCGGGTCATGGTTCCCGTCAATGTCACGGGCAAAGCCCCTGGCTTGATACTTGGCGGCGTGGTGCAGATCTTCCGTGACAAGATCGAACTCGAATGCCTGCCGCTCGAGATTCCGGAAACCGTCACCGTCGACGTTTCCAGCATGAACATCAACGATACGGTGCACATCTCCAGCCTGCCCTTGCCCCAGGGTGTCAAGGCCGTATACGGCGATGACAACTTCGCCGTGGTCGGTGTCGTGCCTCCCGCAAGCGAAACCGAAGCAGAAGCCGCCACTGGCGAAGCCGCTTCTGCGGCTGGCGCCTAG
- the pth gene encoding aminoacyl-tRNA hydrolase — protein MDLKGLIVGLGNPGPEYEQTRHNIGFMLVDAVLEEIAAKPYRRMEQLPATDLYRLWRISLPRVKGDFLLAKPLTYMNLSGIAVARICRENGIQPRNTLIAHDEIDLPLGRMKFKVGGGAAGHNGVTSIVNELGTGDFPRLRLGIGRPAGALVREHVLTDFTPAELLLVNLVLAAARDALPVYFGKGLTAAMQTVNSFNAVQQSPSQG, from the coding sequence ATGGACCTCAAAGGCCTCATTGTCGGCCTTGGCAACCCAGGCCCGGAATACGAGCAGACCAGACACAATATCGGCTTCATGCTCGTGGATGCCGTCCTGGAAGAAATCGCTGCCAAGCCCTACCGGCGAATGGAACAACTGCCCGCCACGGATCTTTACCGTCTCTGGCGAATCTCACTGCCCCGAGTAAAAGGCGATTTTCTCCTTGCCAAGCCGCTGACGTACATGAATCTAAGCGGCATAGCTGTGGCGCGTATTTGCCGGGAGAATGGCATTCAACCCCGTAATACCCTCATCGCCCATGACGAAATCGATCTGCCTCTAGGCAGAATGAAATTCAAGGTCGGAGGCGGAGCGGCAGGTCATAACGGGGTGACGTCCATTGTCAACGAATTAGGCACCGGCGATTTTCCCAGGTTGCGCCTGGGCATCGGCAGGCCAGCTGGCGCTTTAGTGCGGGAGCATGTGCTTACCGACTTCACCCCTGCGGAACTGCTGCTGGTCAACTTGGTTCTCGCCGCAGCGCGAGACGCCCTGCCGGTCTACTTCGGTAAGGGCTTGACCGCGGCCATGCAGACCGTGAATTCCTTCAATGCGGTGCAGCAGTCTCCAAGTCAGGGCTAG
- a CDS encoding CarD family transcriptional regulator, with protein sequence MFSPNDLVVYPAQGVGRVERIQRQEIGGASTEFYIVRILSNNVTLMVPVPNARNVGLRPVCSATSGEAILESLKDRSDFTGYTGQNWNRRYREYSEKLKSGALEDVAYVLKELLLIGNDKELSFGERRLLEQAMNLITLELSFCLEKPQKEIQERINSLFEDVLNKDRDE encoded by the coding sequence GTGTTTTCCCCAAACGATTTGGTGGTGTATCCTGCCCAGGGCGTGGGCCGGGTCGAACGAATCCAACGCCAGGAAATCGGCGGCGCCAGCACCGAGTTCTACATCGTGCGCATCCTGAGCAATAATGTCACGCTCATGGTGCCCGTTCCTAATGCGCGTAACGTGGGATTGCGACCCGTTTGTTCTGCCACGAGTGGCGAGGCCATCCTGGAATCCCTCAAGGATCGTTCCGATTTTACCGGCTATACTGGACAAAACTGGAATAGACGTTATCGGGAGTATTCCGAGAAACTCAAAAGCGGTGCCCTGGAAGATGTGGCCTATGTGCTCAAGGAGCTTCTGCTCATAGGCAACGACAAGGAACTGTCATTTGGCGAGCGCCGCCTCCTTGAACAAGCTATGAATTTGATTACCCTTGAGTTGTCTTTTTGTCTGGAAAAGCCTCAGAAAGAGATCCAGGAGCGCATTAATTCCCTCTTCGAGGATGTTTTAAATAAAGATCGGGATGAGTAG
- the rho gene encoding transcription termination factor Rho translates to MNLSELKRKSMPELMELASEYKTENPGNMRKQELIFALLQSCASQNGSIYGEGVLEILPDGFGFLRSPMYSYMPGPDDIYVSPSQIRRFGLRTGDVVSGQIRPPKEGERYFALLRVEEIDFAKPEETKQVVLFDNLTPLYPNKRYGMENGDKNYSSRIIDILAPIGRGQRGLIVAPPRTGKTMLLQTIANSLNANHPDVYLIVLLIDERPEEVTDMERSVRAEVVSSTFDEPPHRHVQVAEMVLEKAKRLVERKRDVVILLDSITRLGRAYNAVTPSSGRVLSGGLDANALQRPKRFFGAARNIEEGGSLTIIATALIDTGSRMDEVIFEEFKGTGNMEIYLDRHLSEKRVYPAIDINRSGTRKEELLLPEEVLNRVWILRKVLAPMNQIDSMEFLLDKMRGTKNNNEFMNIMNK, encoded by the coding sequence ATGAACCTGTCCGAACTAAAACGTAAAAGCATGCCCGAGTTGATGGAACTCGCGAGCGAGTACAAAACTGAAAACCCAGGTAACATGCGCAAGCAGGAGCTCATATTTGCGCTTCTGCAGAGCTGCGCATCCCAGAACGGATCCATATACGGCGAGGGCGTTCTTGAGATTCTCCCTGATGGTTTCGGCTTCTTGCGCTCGCCAATGTACAGCTACATGCCCGGCCCCGACGATATATATGTCTCCCCCTCTCAAATCAGACGCTTCGGTCTGCGCACAGGTGATGTAGTATCGGGCCAGATTCGTCCTCCCAAGGAGGGCGAGCGCTATTTCGCCTTGCTGCGTGTGGAAGAGATTGACTTCGCCAAGCCCGAGGAAACCAAGCAAGTCGTACTTTTCGACAACCTCACCCCACTCTATCCCAACAAGCGTTACGGCATGGAAAATGGGGACAAGAACTACTCGTCCAGGATCATTGACATCCTGGCGCCCATCGGCCGCGGGCAGCGCGGCTTGATCGTCGCCCCGCCGCGCACCGGCAAGACCATGCTGCTGCAGACCATCGCCAATTCCCTCAATGCCAACCATCCGGACGTTTACCTCATCGTGTTGCTGATCGACGAGCGGCCCGAAGAAGTCACGGACATGGAACGTTCGGTCAGGGCCGAAGTGGTCAGCTCCACTTTCGACGAACCACCCCACAGGCACGTACAGGTGGCCGAGATGGTCCTGGAAAAGGCCAAGCGCCTGGTTGAACGCAAACGCGACGTGGTTATCCTGTTGGATTCCATCACTCGCCTCGGCCGGGCCTACAACGCCGTGACCCCTTCTTCGGGACGCGTGCTTTCGGGCGGTCTGGACGCCAATGCCCTGCAAAGGCCCAAGAGATTCTTCGGCGCCGCACGCAATATCGAAGAAGGCGGCAGCCTGACCATCATCGCCACAGCTCTTATAGATACCGGCTCGCGCATGGATGAAGTCATCTTCGAGGAATTCAAGGGCACCGGCAATATGGAGATCTACTTGGACCGCCACCTGTCCGAGAAGCGCGTTTATCCCGCCATCGACATCAACCGTTCCGGTACGCGCAAAGAGGAACTGCTCTTGCCCGAAGAGGTGCTTAACCGCGTCTGGATTCTGCGCAAGGTGCTCGCGCCCATGAACCAGATCGACAGCATGGAATTCCTGCTCGATAAGATGCGGGGGACAAAGAATAATAACGAATTCATGAACATCATGAACAAATAG